The following are from one region of the Salvia splendens isolate huo1 chromosome 2, SspV2, whole genome shotgun sequence genome:
- the LOC121761500 gene encoding cell division control protein 45 homolog: MRELSIESFYARLRESAIASASSAPLLIFPSTSDVDSLCALKIIGNVLESDSIRYACYPVSSFKEIHKYAGPNLSSSSNEPITILLINWGCHRDLRRDLQIGPLARIFVVDSHRPIHLHNLSDQNDCVVVIYTRDDENQADLVYDFDVSTVANASELNSDGEVEEDSESEDENESDIEEGGEVGRKRRRDSENEGNPDKLFKKLKRDYYYMGTYHGKPSGCLMYELSHSLRKNTNELLWLACVALTDQFVHERLTEERYQAGVMELEQHINSSGNLDAITSVTLKDGTKVTVPDSSRIAYEDEPRLMLLQEWNLFDSMLCSSYVATKLKTWSDPGLKNMQLHLARMGFAREECKQKYQYMSVEIKQRMKDMFQKFLPEIGLRDFYYRGFLLLQGYSSKVSAADVVYGVTALLESFVEADGSSGSRQFGVAYDALSFNKVEKLGLGMRQAIKVQRAVLRQGSTAITKKGSIRSGSKFRWVKLEDSADSKLLCHPQALTKLGFFLMDALREKGARMKPLICVCYTQEQKEVLIVGICGKPRLGARNGNAFGIAFRSAAEETGAEYFHELFESSWIVLEAAAVNSFMIRLTEKLL; encoded by the coding sequence ATGAGGGAGCTAAGTATTGAGTCGTTTTACGCACGGCTAAGAGAGTCCGCAATAGCCTCAGCTTCATCTGCCCCTCTTCTAATTTTCCCTTCAACGTCAGATGTTGATTCACTCTGTGCGTTGAAAATTATAGGCAATGTTCTTGAATCTGATTCAATTAGGTATGCATGCTACCCAGTTTCGAGTTTCAAGGAAATCCACAAGTATGCAGGGCCTAACCTGAGTTCATCCTCGAATGAGCCCATAACCATTTTGTTGATTAATTGGGGTTGCCATAGGGATCTTAGGAGGGACCTGCAGATTGGCCCCTTAGCTCGAATTTTTGTCGTTGATAGTCATAGGCCAATTCATTTACATAATTTGAGTGACCAGAATGACTGCGTGGTAGTGATTTACACGAGGGATGATGAGAACCAGGCTGATCTGGTTTATGATTTTGACGTGTCCACTGTTGCAAATGCAAGTGAATTGAACAGTGATGGCGAGGTTGAAGAAGATTCGGAGAGTGAGGATGAAAATGAGAGTGATATTGAGGAGGGTGGGGAAGTAGGTAGAAAGAGGAGGAGAGATTCTGAAAATGAGGGGAACCCTGATAAGTTGTTCAAGAAGTTGAAGAGAGACTATTACTATATGGGAACTTACCATGGGAAGCCATCAGGATGCTTGATGTATGAGCTGTCGCATTCCCTAAGGAAGAACACAAATGAGTTGCTCTGGTTGGCTTGTGTGGCTTTAACTGACCAGTTTGTACACGAGAGGTTAACTGAAGAGAGATACCAGGCTGGGGTTATGGAACTTGAGCAGCATATTAACAGCTCAGGAAACTTGGATGCTATTACATCAGTCACGCTCAAGGATGGCACAAAGGTCACTGTGCCCGATTCTTCCAGAATTGCTTATGAGGACGAGCCTAGGTTGATGTTATTGCAAGAGTGGAACTTGTTTGATTCAATGCTGTGCTCATCATACGTTGCAACTAAACTGAAGACTTGGAGTGACCCTGGGTTGAAAAATATGCAGCTTCATTTGGCTCGGATGGGGTTTGCAAGAGAAGAATGCAAACAGAAATACCAATACATGAGTGTAGAGATCAAACAGAGAATGAAGGATATGTTTCAAAAGTTCCTTCCTGAGATTGGGCTCAGGGATTTCTACTATAGGGGCTTCCTGCTATTGCAGGGGTATAGCTCAAAAGTCTCTGCTGCAGATGTGGTGTATGGGGTTACAGCTCTTCTAGAGTCATTTGTGGAGGCGGATGGCTCTTCTGGCTCGAGGCAGTTTGGTGTGGCATATGATGCTTTGTCCTTCAACAAGGTTGAGAAGCTGGGACTGGGAATGAGACAGGCCATTAAGGTGCAACGGGCTGTTCTCAGACAAGGAAGCACGGCCATAACAAAGAAGGGATCAATAAGAAGTGGGAGTAAATTCAGATGGGTAAAGCTTGAAGACTCTGCAGATTCAAAGCTTTTATGTCACCCTCAGGCTCTGACTAAATTAGGGTTCTTTCTGATGGATGCTCTACGAGAGAAGGGAGCGAGAATGAAACctctgatatgtgtttgctacACTCAAGAACAGAAGGAAGTGCTGATAGTTGGTATATGTGGGAAGCCACGGCTTGGTGCACGAAATGGAAATGCATTTGGAATTGCATTCAGAAGTGCAGCTGAAGAAACTGGAGCTGAGTACTTCCACGAGCTCTTTGAATCATCATGGATAGTCTTGGAGGCGGCTGCAGTAAATTCATTCATGATCAGGTTAACTGAGAAACTATTGTAA